Below is a window of Chrysiogenia bacterium DNA.
AGACTCCGATGTGGTGCCAGTAGGGTGGGGTATGGTCCGGACGAATCTCGCGGACGAAGTCGCGAGCGAAAGCGACTTCCCGACCCTCGTTGAGGGGTGCAATCGCCTTCACGATATTGCGGTTTAAGGCGTCGCCTTCGGTGCTGATAGGCGCGGCGATGGTCGAAATATCAGCTTTCTCGTTCACGAGGCCCGCCAGACAGCGGCGGATCGCCAGCGCATCGATCGTCGGGAGGTCACCCTGGAGATTGACAACAAAGCGGAAGCGGCCGCCAGGATCGCGTAACCGGAGGGCTTCCGCCACGCGGTCGGACCCGGAGGGATGAGATGGATCGGTTGCAATTGCATCACCGCCGTGGGCCCGTATCGCATCG
It encodes the following:
- a CDS encoding 3-deoxy-manno-octulosonate cytidylyltransferase — its product is MIENQNTIIVIPSRMVATLLPGKPLADINGLPMIVHVWKRALEANIGQVLVAAAETEIADAIRAHGGDAIATDPSHPSGSDRVAEALRLRDPGGRFRFVVNLQGDLPTIDALAIRRCLAGLVNEKADISTIAAPISTEGDALNRNIVKAIAPLNEGREVAFARDFVREIRPDHTPPYWHHIGVYAYRRATLERFVSLPISAHEEARKLEQMRALDNGMRIVVVSVDSVPLGVDTPGDLETARKLLRTPA